The proteins below are encoded in one region of Nitrospirota bacterium:
- a CDS encoding DUF3108 domain-containing protein has translation MLTQSLPAWLFMAFLIFSPSAFADPGKNRTTPAPVALPFQAGEKLTYEISWSNIIRAGIAVMEVREEQRSDGRMVFHLISRATSTGVLDRFYKVSDTIESYIDGEHL, from the coding sequence ATGCTGACGCAATCGTTACCTGCCTGGCTGTTTATGGCGTTCCTGATTTTCTCGCCGTCAGCATTCGCGGATCCAGGCAAAAATCGCACGACGCCTGCACCCGTTGCCTTACCGTTTCAGGCCGGAGAAAAACTAACCTATGAGATCAGCTGGTCGAATATTATCCGTGCGGGTATCGCGGTCATGGAAGTGCGTGAGGAACAAAGATCAGACGGCAGGATGGTGTTCCATCTCATTTCCCGTGCCACCTCAACGGGTGTTCTTGACAGGTTCTACAAGGTATCGGACACCATAGAAAGTTACATCGACGGCGAACACCTGTA